One Coffea arabica cultivar ET-39 chromosome 5e, Coffea Arabica ET-39 HiFi, whole genome shotgun sequence DNA segment encodes these proteins:
- the LOC140006289 gene encoding uncharacterized protein — translation MGSSSKKCVFVFLLLLSIVLELSVTTLGDGKLNKELKEDGCGIGRRGCSGRGREGRGLFGVGGVGGGSGFGAGGGVGAGASGGVGGGEGFGAGGGVGCGGGGGGGGGGGGGLGGGFGQGGGFGGGVGAGGGVGGGGGFGGGGGFGGGAGGGLGGGGGVGGGGGFGGGVGGGAGKGGGFGAGGGVGGGAGGGVGGGGGFGGGGGGGVGGGSGHGGGFGAGGGVGGGGGLGGGAGGGGGGGGGGGIGGGSGHGGGFGAGGGVGGGIGGGAGGGGGGGGGGGGGGGGIGGGSGHGGGFGAGGGVGGGAGGGVGGGGGFGGGGGGGVGGGSGHGGGFGAGGGVGGGAGGGAGGGLGGGHGGGIGVGVGVGIGVGAGAGAGKGVGVGSGSGSGGEGGGQ, via the exons ATGGGTTCTTCTTCGAAAAAATGTGTCTTtgtgtttcttcttctcttgaGCATTGTGTTAGAGTTGAGTGTAACAACTCTTGGTGATGGCAAGCTTAACAAAGAATTGAAGGAAGATGGTTGTGGAATTGGTAGGAGGGGTTGTAGTGGTAGGGGAAGGGAAGGACGAGGGTTATTTGGAGTCGGAGGAGTTGGTGGTGGCAGTGGGTTTGGAGCTGGAGGCGGTGTCGGCGCAGGTGCAAGTGGCGGAGTTGGTGGAGGAGAAGGTTTTGGAGCAGGTGGTGGCGTTGgatgtggtggtggtggaggtggaggtggaggtggaggaggAGGCCTCGGAGGAGGTTTTGGACAAGGTGGTGGATTTGGTGGTGGAGTTGGAGCAGGTGGAGGCGTTGGAGGCGGTGGAGGATtcggaggaggtggtg gttttggtggaggtgcTGGAGGAGGTCTTGGTGGTGGAGGTGGAGTAGGTGGAGGTGGCGGTTTTGGCGGTGGAGTTGGGGGTGGTGCAGGTAAAGGTGGAGGGTTTGGAGCAGGAGGTGGTGTTGGAGGAGGTGCGGGAGGCGGTGTAGGTGGAGGAGGAGGGTTTGGaggaggtggaggtggtggtgttGGAGGAGGGTCAGGTCATGGTGGTGGATTTGGAGCTGGAGGTGGTGTAGGTGGTGGTGGAGGACTTGGTGGTGGTGctg gaggtggtggcggtggaggaggaggaggtggcATTGGTGGTGGCTCTGGGCATGGAGGAGGGTTTGGAGCAGGAGGTGGAGTAGGGGGTGGCATTGGAGGAGGAGCAGGTGGAGGGGGTGGCGGCGGaggaggtggaggtggaggtggtggcGGCATTGGAGGTGGTTCTGGCCACGGTGGTGGATTCGGTGCAGGAGGAGGTGTAGGGGGTGGGGCAGGTGGAGGAGTTGGAGGTGGTGGAGGAtttggaggtggtggtggtggaggagtAGGGGGAGGATCAGGCCATGGTGGTGGTTTTGGAGCTGGTGGAGGTGTAGGAGGTGGAGCTGGAGGCGGTGCAGGTGGTGGTTTAGGAGGTGGCCATGGAGGTGGAATTGGTGTTGGGGTTGGAGTAGGCATTGGCGTAGGGGCTGGTGCTGGTGCTGGCAAGGGCGTTGGTGTTGGTAGTGGTTCCGGCAGCGGTGGAGAAGGTGGTGGACAGTAG